The proteins below come from a single Streptomyces tubercidicus genomic window:
- a CDS encoding ABC transporter permease, protein MTTTAHLGANGSGPAASDPDEAGEPGGRGPLRGLAWLVWRQHRLFFGLLLAAVVGGAVWCAVLRSRAGEFIASHHIEGCSMISLVPRCDGTQEAVTEFRGTYGQPLQLAEMGLMLLPVLIGVFLAAPLIAREMEAGTHKLVLSQSVGPLRWLAAKTAVPALVVLAATTVLSAVFAWMWAVVGDEVSGAYWYSTLDFAALGPVPVAYSLLALAVGVLAGLLLRRTVLTMGVTLSAMVALQGGLKLLRPYLMPVVSTEFGPKESAQLPDNAWGVGQGYHTRSGAHLPDTVCQSAGNYEGCLRSHDVVGQYMDSHPASHHWPLAWIESGIVLALTAVLTVIAFRVMRRRYG, encoded by the coding sequence ATGACCACCACAGCACACCTCGGGGCGAACGGGTCCGGACCCGCCGCGAGCGATCCGGACGAGGCCGGGGAGCCGGGCGGCCGCGGACCGCTGCGAGGTCTCGCCTGGCTGGTCTGGCGGCAGCACCGGCTGTTCTTCGGCCTGCTGCTGGCCGCCGTGGTGGGCGGCGCGGTCTGGTGCGCGGTGCTGCGCAGCCGGGCGGGTGAGTTCATCGCGTCCCACCACATCGAGGGCTGCTCGATGATCTCCCTCGTCCCGCGCTGCGACGGCACCCAGGAAGCGGTCACCGAATTCCGCGGCACCTACGGCCAGCCCCTGCAACTCGCCGAGATGGGGCTGATGTTGCTGCCCGTGCTGATCGGCGTGTTCCTCGCCGCACCGCTGATCGCCCGGGAGATGGAGGCCGGCACCCACAAGCTCGTCCTGAGCCAGTCGGTCGGCCCGCTGCGCTGGCTGGCGGCGAAGACCGCGGTGCCCGCGCTGGTCGTGCTGGCCGCCACCACGGTGCTCTCGGCCGTGTTCGCCTGGATGTGGGCGGTCGTCGGCGACGAGGTCTCCGGCGCCTACTGGTACTCGACTCTCGACTTCGCCGCGCTCGGCCCGGTGCCGGTCGCCTACTCCCTGCTGGCCCTGGCGGTCGGGGTGCTGGCCGGTCTGCTGCTGCGCCGTACGGTGCTGACGATGGGCGTGACGCTGAGCGCCATGGTCGCGCTCCAGGGTGGGCTCAAGCTGCTCAGGCCGTACCTGATGCCGGTCGTCAGCACCGAGTTCGGGCCCAAGGAGTCGGCCCAGCTGCCGGACAACGCCTGGGGCGTGGGGCAGGGCTACCACACCCGCTCCGGTGCCCATCTGCCCGACACGGTCTGTCAGTCCGCCGGGAACTACGAGGGCTGTCTGCGCAGCCACGATGTGGTCGGCCAGTACATGGACAGCCACCCGGCGTCGCACCACTGGCCGCTGGCGTGGATCGAGAGCGGGATCGTGCTCGCCCTGACGGCCGTGCTGACCGTGATCGCCTTCCGGGTGATGCGCCGCCGGTACGGCTGA
- a CDS encoding bifunctional metallophosphatase/5'-nucleotidase gives MPATPQRRRTVRRLTIGAAVLAAAGIAAGALPAGADTGRTGHSARSGRTVDVQLLSFNDFHGNLEPPQGSSGTVEEVQPDGSKKSVPAGGAEYLAQSLRTARKGHPYSVTAAAGDLVGASPLLSGLFHDEPTVEAMNKLGLDVTSVGNHEFDEGRTELTRLQKGGCHPKDGCYEDGRKYRGAAFPYLTANVTDEKTRKPLLKPYTVWKHKGVKIGFIGVTLEGTPDIVNAEGIKGLKFHDEVKTINKYAKVLNKQGVKSVVALIHEGGLPASTSYNYNCDSPGDGDGISGPITEIAKHVTPQVDALVTGHTHQAYACTIPDPSGKPRTVTSAASYGKLFTDTTLTYDRRTHDIVRTAVKAPGAVNHVVDRTQPKAADMTSLIARWNKLAAPVAGRPVGHISADIAGRGANAPEAPLGDVIADAQLEATKADGKGGAQLALMNPGGVRSDLAFKASGSEGDGVVTYGEAFTVQPFTNMLNVIDLTGAQLLTGLQQQVSGPNAASPKILQVSKGLTYTLDMTKSGTDRIVKDSVKLNGEPLDPAKTYRVAMNEFLAGGGDGFPAFKNANNKYVGPSDLDAFTTYLTAHSSADKPLTPPKTDRITVVK, from the coding sequence ATGCCAGCGACACCGCAACGGCGCCGCACCGTACGAAGATTGACGATCGGCGCCGCCGTACTGGCCGCCGCAGGAATTGCCGCCGGCGCCCTGCCGGCCGGCGCCGACACCGGCCGCACCGGCCACTCCGCCCGCAGCGGGCGCACCGTCGATGTCCAGCTGCTCTCCTTCAACGACTTCCACGGCAACCTGGAACCGCCGCAGGGCTCCTCCGGCACGGTCGAGGAGGTCCAGCCGGACGGCAGCAAGAAGAGCGTCCCGGCGGGCGGCGCCGAGTACCTCGCGCAGTCCCTCCGCACGGCCCGTAAGGGTCACCCCTACTCCGTCACCGCCGCGGCCGGTGACCTGGTCGGGGCCAGCCCGCTGCTGTCCGGGCTGTTCCACGACGAGCCGACCGTCGAGGCGATGAACAAGCTGGGCCTCGATGTCACCTCCGTCGGCAACCACGAATTCGACGAGGGCCGGACCGAACTGACGCGCCTTCAGAAGGGCGGCTGTCACCCGAAGGACGGCTGCTACGAGGACGGCCGGAAGTACCGGGGCGCCGCGTTCCCCTACCTCACGGCGAACGTCACCGACGAGAAGACCCGCAAGCCGCTGCTCAAGCCGTACACCGTCTGGAAGCACAAGGGCGTCAAGATCGGCTTCATCGGGGTGACCCTGGAGGGCACCCCGGACATCGTCAACGCCGAGGGCATCAAGGGCCTGAAGTTCCACGACGAGGTCAAGACGATCAACAAGTACGCCAAGGTGCTGAACAAGCAGGGCGTGAAGTCGGTCGTCGCCCTCATCCACGAAGGCGGTCTGCCCGCCTCCACCTCCTACAACTACAACTGCGACAGCCCCGGCGACGGCGACGGGATCTCGGGCCCGATCACCGAGATCGCCAAGCACGTCACACCGCAGGTCGACGCGCTGGTCACCGGCCACACCCACCAGGCGTACGCCTGCACCATCCCGGACCCGTCCGGAAAGCCGCGCACCGTCACCTCCGCCGCGTCGTACGGCAAGCTCTTCACCGACACCACGCTCACCTACGACCGCCGCACCCACGACATCGTGCGGACCGCAGTCAAGGCACCCGGAGCGGTCAACCACGTCGTCGACCGCACCCAGCCCAAGGCCGCGGACATGACGTCGCTGATCGCCCGCTGGAACAAGCTGGCCGCGCCGGTCGCCGGCCGCCCCGTCGGCCATATCTCCGCCGATATCGCCGGCCGCGGCGCGAACGCCCCCGAGGCCCCGCTCGGCGACGTCATCGCCGACGCCCAGCTCGAAGCCACCAAGGCGGACGGCAAGGGCGGCGCCCAGCTCGCGCTGATGAACCCCGGCGGTGTGCGCTCCGACCTCGCCTTCAAGGCCTCCGGCTCGGAGGGCGACGGCGTGGTCACCTACGGCGAGGCGTTCACCGTCCAGCCCTTCACCAACATGCTGAACGTCATCGACCTCACCGGCGCCCAGCTCCTCACCGGCCTCCAGCAGCAGGTCAGCGGCCCCAACGCGGCCTCCCCCAAGATCCTCCAGGTCTCCAAGGGCCTCACCTACACCCTGGACATGACCAAGTCGGGCACCGACCGCATCGTCAAGGACTCCGTCAAGCTGAACGGCGAGCCGCTTGACCCGGCCAAGACCTACCGCGTCGCCATGAACGAGTTCCTGGCCGGCGGCGGCGACGGCTTCCCCGCCTTCAAAAACGCCAACAACAAGTACGTCGGCCCCTCCGACCTGGACGCCTTCACCACGTACCTGACGGCCCACTCGTCGGCGGACAAGCCCCTGACTCCGCCGAAGACCGACCGGATCACGGTCGTGAAGTAG
- the mshD gene encoding mycothiol synthase produces the protein MNDAAQEMGRAGRRIQVVDDLAPEAGAAVLGLIERAARTDGQPAVSEQGRLQLRGGSRAGVRHVLVYARGDEGEELVAYGQLEDTDPVEAPAAELVVHPGHRGRGHGRALGGELLEQSGRRLRVWAHGGHPAARHLAQTLGLTMFRELRQMRRSLTDLELPEPVLPEGVSVRTFQPGTDDAAWLETNAEAFAHHPEQGSLIQRDLDDRKAEAWFDPKGFFLAEKDGRMIGFHWTKVHADEGLGEVYVLGVRPGAQGGGLGKALTSIGLRHLAGQGLPTAMLYVDADNKAAVTVYERMGFATHETDLMYRSET, from the coding sequence ATGAATGACGCTGCACAGGAGATGGGCCGGGCCGGCCGCAGGATCCAGGTGGTCGACGATCTGGCGCCGGAAGCGGGCGCGGCCGTCCTCGGGCTGATCGAGCGGGCCGCGCGGACGGACGGGCAGCCCGCCGTGTCCGAGCAGGGGCGGCTGCAGCTGCGCGGGGGAAGCCGCGCCGGTGTGCGCCATGTGCTGGTGTACGCGCGTGGCGACGAGGGCGAGGAGCTGGTCGCGTACGGGCAGCTGGAGGACACCGACCCGGTGGAGGCACCGGCCGCCGAACTCGTGGTCCACCCGGGGCACCGGGGCCGTGGGCACGGCCGGGCGCTGGGCGGCGAGCTGCTGGAGCAGTCCGGGCGCCGGCTGCGCGTCTGGGCGCACGGCGGGCATCCGGCGGCCCGGCACCTCGCCCAGACCCTGGGGCTGACGATGTTCCGGGAGCTGCGGCAGATGCGGCGCTCGCTGACGGATCTGGAGCTGCCGGAGCCGGTGCTCCCGGAGGGGGTGTCCGTGCGGACCTTCCAGCCGGGCACCGATGACGCGGCCTGGCTGGAGACGAATGCGGAGGCGTTCGCGCACCATCCGGAGCAGGGTTCGCTGATCCAGCGCGATCTGGACGACCGCAAGGCCGAGGCGTGGTTCGACCCCAAGGGCTTCTTCCTGGCGGAGAAGGACGGGCGGATGATCGGCTTCCACTGGACCAAGGTGCACGCCGACGAGGGCCTCGGGGAGGTCTATGTGCTGGGCGTGCGGCCGGGCGCCCAGGGCGGCGGCCTGGGCAAGGCGCTGACCTCGATCGGCCTGCGCCATCTGGCCGGTCAGGGGCTGCCGACGGCGATGCTGTACGTGGACGCGGACAACAAGGCGGCGGTGACCGTGTATGAGCGGATGGGCTTCGCGACGCACGAGACGGATCTGATGTACCGGTCGGAGACCTGA
- a CDS encoding CHAD domain-containing protein encodes MTPGGAGVAQRHDQLTGGPAGLIGIGYEPGRAPGARAAVVDGPYGGNDRMYGPDDAAYEGVPGARDGEDGGGRGTGADRGTGSGRDPGTGISPDISAGLASLTAEEVLAGYLHQQSADFLRSLRLHRESGSDAEGAGEAAWQLRRAARRISATLHTFRPLADESWADQLRSELGWLSGTLAREQACAARRERLMTALQRLTGRGPERGDRGDRTDRGDRAGRGDRTGRGERDKRTDRSTTTGPTAATASTAAPTSSSLAPASSASSDPDPDGALSAGAARAGALLDRQLTLARTRAHSAALQALGSSRFHAVADSVAVLASEAPLARTTAELPADEALPPLAEQAHRRLAEAVAALPLSRAGYPYNAAALAADQRQDAPWHQVRMLVRLSRYAQEVIAPEYGDLLLAEAGRALEWHRDAAEAAAAAAAAARTPRIAPATAYALGVLHADQRHEVEAARFAFGRVWLPPTPDRKNRGGEGT; translated from the coding sequence TTGACGCCCGGAGGCGCCGGCGTGGCCCAGCGACATGACCAGCTGACCGGGGGGCCGGCGGGTCTCATCGGAATCGGATACGAGCCCGGCCGGGCGCCGGGAGCCCGTGCCGCGGTGGTGGACGGGCCGTACGGGGGGAACGACCGCATGTACGGGCCGGACGACGCCGCGTACGAAGGGGTGCCGGGCGCCCGCGACGGGGAGGACGGCGGCGGGCGCGGTACGGGCGCCGACCGGGGCACCGGCTCCGGCCGCGACCCCGGCACCGGCATCAGCCCGGACATCAGCGCCGGTCTCGCCTCCCTCACGGCCGAGGAGGTGCTCGCCGGCTATCTGCACCAGCAGTCCGCGGACTTCCTGCGGAGTCTGCGGCTGCACCGGGAGAGCGGTTCGGACGCCGAGGGCGCCGGTGAGGCCGCGTGGCAACTGCGCCGCGCCGCCCGCCGGATCAGCGCCACCCTGCACACCTTCCGGCCCCTGGCCGACGAGTCCTGGGCCGACCAGCTCCGCTCCGAACTGGGCTGGCTGTCCGGCACCCTGGCCCGCGAACAGGCCTGCGCGGCCCGCCGCGAACGCCTGATGACGGCCCTCCAGCGGCTGACCGGCCGGGGCCCCGAACGCGGGGACCGCGGCGACCGCACCGACCGCGGGGACCGCGCGGGCCGGGGGGACCGTACGGGCCGGGGAGAGCGCGACAAACGGACCGACCGCAGCACCACCACCGGCCCGACCGCCGCCACCGCCTCCACCGCAGCGCCGACCTCGTCCTCCTTGGCGCCCGCCTCCTCCGCCTCCTCTGACCCGGACCCCGACGGCGCCCTGTCGGCCGGTGCGGCGCGGGCCGGGGCGCTGCTGGACCGCCAGCTCACCCTCGCCCGCACCCGCGCCCATTCCGCCGCGCTCCAGGCCCTGGGCTCCTCCCGCTTCCACGCCGTCGCCGACTCCGTGGCGGTGCTCGCCTCCGAGGCGCCACTGGCCCGTACGACCGCCGAGCTCCCGGCCGACGAGGCGCTCCCGCCGCTCGCCGAACAGGCGCACCGGCGGCTCGCGGAGGCGGTCGCCGCACTGCCGCTGTCCCGCGCGGGCTACCCGTACAACGCCGCTGCCCTCGCCGCCGACCAGCGCCAGGACGCGCCCTGGCACCAGGTCCGGATGCTGGTGCGGCTGAGCCGCTACGCCCAGGAGGTGATCGCGCCGGAGTACGGCGACCTGTTGCTCGCGGAGGCCGGCCGGGCCCTGGAGTGGCACCGCGACGCCGCGGAGGCCGCCGCCGCAGCCGCCGCCGCGGCCCGCACCCCCCGCATCGCCCCGGCCACCGCCTACGCCCTGGGCGTGCTGCACGCCGACCAGCGCCACGAGGTAGAGGCCGCCCGCTTCGCCTTCGGCCGCGTCTGGCTGCCCCCGACACCGGACCGCAAGAACCGCGGAGGCGAGGGGACATGA
- a CDS encoding ABC transporter ATP-binding protein, translated as MRSMVMDHGTGRTSGRTAIEAVGLGARYRRRWALRDCTFRLPAGRICALVGPSGAGKSTLLSLVSGLARPREGSVRVWGEAPAGASARVRVAHLTQEKPLYPRLTVAETLRMGRELNPGRWNPRCAERIVRDGQIPLDARTGTLSGGQRTRLALALAFAKSPELLLLDEPFAGLDPLVRHRIAALLLAQAAEHGTTVVLSSDLLAELDGVCDYLLVLGDGRVRLAGEVDDLIGAHALVMGQRRGEALPPAIAAHPVVEAQLSGRHFTAVVRRKGPVAAGPWEAAEPSLEELLLAYLRAPGAPDLIAPSAEPVAAPVRRRPGNNPGIPGMPRNGPRGPAGLRGPAALRDVRQNPPDSAPRTRHTHHIGHIGKGAAA; from the coding sequence ATGCGGTCGATGGTCATGGACCACGGGACCGGGCGGACCTCGGGGCGTACCGCCATCGAGGCGGTCGGCCTCGGCGCGCGATACCGCCGTCGCTGGGCGCTGCGCGACTGCACCTTCCGGCTGCCGGCCGGCCGTATCTGCGCGCTGGTCGGGCCCAGCGGCGCCGGTAAGAGCACGCTGCTCTCGCTCGTCTCCGGGCTGGCCCGCCCCCGCGAGGGGTCCGTACGGGTCTGGGGTGAGGCCCCGGCCGGCGCCTCGGCCCGTGTCCGGGTCGCCCACCTCACCCAGGAAAAGCCGCTCTATCCGCGGCTGACGGTCGCCGAGACCCTGCGGATGGGCCGCGAGCTCAACCCCGGCCGCTGGAACCCGCGGTGCGCCGAACGGATCGTCCGGGACGGCCAGATCCCCCTCGACGCCCGGACCGGCACCCTCTCCGGCGGACAGCGCACCCGCCTCGCGCTGGCCCTCGCCTTCGCCAAGAGCCCCGAACTCCTGCTGCTCGACGAGCCGTTCGCCGGTCTCGACCCGCTCGTACGGCACCGGATCGCCGCGCTGCTGCTGGCCCAGGCCGCCGAGCACGGCACCACCGTCGTGCTCTCGTCGGACCTGCTCGCCGAGCTCGACGGGGTCTGTGACTATCTGCTGGTGCTGGGCGACGGCCGGGTGCGGCTCGCGGGCGAGGTCGATGACCTCATCGGGGCGCACGCCCTGGTGATGGGGCAGCGCCGGGGCGAGGCGCTGCCGCCCGCGATCGCCGCGCATCCGGTCGTCGAGGCACAGCTGTCCGGGCGTCACTTCACCGCCGTCGTACGGCGGAAGGGCCCGGTGGCCGCCGGTCCCTGGGAGGCCGCGGAGCCGTCCCTGGAAGAGCTTCTGCTGGCCTATCTGCGCGCGCCCGGCGCACCCGACCTGATCGCACCCAGCGCGGAACCGGTCGCGGCACCCGTACGCCGCCGGCCCGGCAACAACCCCGGCATCCCCGGTATGCCGCGCAACGGGCCGCGCGGCCCGGCAGGTCTGCGCGGCCCGGCCGCTCTGCGGGACGTCCGGCAGAACCCGCCGGACAGCGCACCACGCACACGGCACACCCATCACATCGGCCACATCGGCAAGGGAGCGGCGGCATGA
- a CDS encoding RNA degradosome polyphosphate kinase — MNQQPSAQAQTQPEMPTPKPPQAPGPAAQPSVGSIAAHRPHAVRGTVPGLEPDLDADPDAYEDEGVLGADGEELPSGRFLDRERSWLAFNERVLELAEDPATPLLERANFLAIFASNLDEFFMVRVAGLKRRIATGVATRSASGLQPREVLDLIWTRSRELMARHAACFQQDIAPELADQGIHLIRWPELTEKEQARLFTLFRQQIFPVLTPLAVDPAHPFPYISGLSLNLAVVVRNPVSGHDHFARVKVPPLLSRFLEASPQRYVPIEDVIAAHLEELFPGMEVRAHHMFRVTRNEDLEVEEDDAENLLQALEKELMRRRFGPPVRLEVEESIDPAVLDLLVQELKISDAEVYPLPGPLDLTGLFGIGALDRPELKYPKFVAGTHRDLAEVESASAPDIFAALRARDVLLHHPYDSFSTSVQAFLEQAAADPDVLAIKQTLYRTSGDSPIVDALIDAAESGKQVLVLVEIKARFDEQANIKWARKLEESGCHVVYGLVGLKTHCKLSLVVRQEGEMLRRYSHVGTGNYHPKTARLYEDLGLLTADAQVGADLSDLFNRLSGYSRRETYRRLLVAPKSLRDGLVQRINKEIANQRAGRDAYIRIKVNSMVDEAVIDALYRASQAGVPVDIWVRGICALRPGVTGLSETIRVRSILGRFLEHSRIFVFGNGGEPEVWLGSADMMHRNLDRRIEALVRVADPAHRASLSRLLETGTSDSTSSWHLGPDGDWTRQAVDADGAPLRNVQEMLIDARRRRRGPAT; from the coding sequence ATGAACCAGCAGCCCAGCGCTCAGGCACAGACCCAGCCCGAGATGCCCACCCCGAAGCCCCCGCAGGCCCCGGGCCCCGCGGCCCAGCCTTCGGTGGGCTCGATCGCCGCGCACCGCCCGCACGCGGTCCGTGGCACGGTGCCCGGCCTGGAGCCCGATCTGGACGCCGATCCCGACGCGTACGAGGACGAGGGCGTGCTGGGCGCGGACGGCGAGGAGCTGCCCAGCGGCCGGTTCCTGGACCGCGAGCGCAGCTGGCTGGCCTTCAACGAGCGGGTGCTCGAACTGGCCGAGGACCCGGCCACGCCCCTCCTCGAACGGGCTAACTTCCTGGCGATTTTCGCCAGCAACCTGGACGAGTTCTTCATGGTCCGGGTCGCGGGACTGAAGCGACGGATAGCCACCGGCGTCGCCACCCGCTCCGCGTCCGGGCTGCAGCCCCGTGAGGTACTGGACCTCATCTGGACGCGCTCACGCGAACTCATGGCCCGGCACGCCGCCTGCTTCCAGCAGGACATCGCCCCCGAGCTCGCTGACCAGGGCATTCATCTGATCCGCTGGCCCGAGCTGACCGAGAAGGAGCAGGCCCGCCTGTTCACCCTCTTCCGCCAGCAGATCTTCCCGGTGCTCACGCCCCTGGCGGTGGACCCAGCGCACCCCTTCCCGTACATCTCCGGCCTCTCGCTGAATCTGGCCGTCGTCGTACGCAACCCGGTCAGCGGCCACGACCACTTCGCGCGGGTCAAGGTGCCGCCGCTGCTCTCCCGCTTCCTGGAAGCCTCCCCGCAGCGCTACGTCCCCATCGAGGACGTCATCGCCGCTCACCTGGAGGAGCTGTTCCCGGGCATGGAGGTGCGCGCGCACCACATGTTCCGGGTCACCCGCAACGAGGACCTGGAGGTCGAGGAGGACGACGCGGAGAACCTCCTCCAGGCGCTGGAGAAGGAGCTGATGCGGCGGCGCTTCGGGCCGCCGGTCCGCCTGGAGGTCGAGGAGTCCATCGACCCGGCCGTGCTCGACCTGCTCGTCCAGGAACTGAAGATCTCCGACGCCGAGGTCTACCCGCTGCCCGGCCCGCTGGACCTGACCGGCCTCTTCGGGATCGGCGCCCTGGACCGGCCGGAGCTGAAGTACCCCAAGTTCGTGGCCGGCACCCACCGTGACCTCGCCGAGGTGGAGTCCGCCTCCGCACCGGACATCTTCGCCGCCCTGCGCGCCCGCGACGTCCTCCTCCACCACCCGTACGACTCCTTCTCCACCTCCGTCCAGGCGTTCCTGGAGCAGGCCGCCGCCGACCCGGACGTCCTGGCCATCAAGCAGACGCTCTACCGCACCTCCGGCGACTCACCGATCGTGGACGCCCTGATAGACGCCGCGGAGTCCGGCAAGCAGGTCCTCGTCCTCGTCGAGATCAAGGCCCGCTTCGACGAGCAGGCCAACATCAAGTGGGCGCGGAAGCTGGAGGAGTCCGGCTGCCATGTCGTCTACGGCCTGGTCGGCCTCAAGACGCACTGCAAGCTCTCGCTCGTGGTCCGCCAGGAAGGCGAGATGCTGCGCCGCTACTCCCATGTGGGGACCGGCAACTATCACCCCAAGACGGCCCGGCTCTACGAGGACCTCGGGCTGCTGACCGCCGACGCCCAGGTCGGCGCCGACCTCTCCGACCTCTTCAACCGGCTCTCCGGCTACTCCCGCCGCGAGACCTACCGCCGCCTCCTGGTCGCCCCCAAGTCCCTGCGGGACGGCCTGGTCCAGCGGATCAACAAGGAGATCGCGAACCAGCGCGCGGGCCGTGACGCGTACATCCGCATCAAGGTCAACTCCATGGTCGACGAGGCCGTCATCGACGCGCTCTACCGCGCCTCCCAGGCCGGTGTGCCGGTCGACATCTGGGTCCGCGGCATCTGCGCGCTCCGGCCGGGCGTCACCGGCCTGAGCGAGACCATCCGGGTCCGCAGCATCCTCGGCCGCTTCCTCGAACACTCCCGGATCTTCGTCTTCGGCAACGGCGGGGAGCCCGAGGTGTGGCTGGGCAGCGCCGACATGATGCACCGGAATCTGGACCGCCGGATAGAGGCGCTGGTGCGGGTCGCCGACCCGGCGCACCGCGCCTCCCTCAGCCGGCTGCTGGAGACGGGGACGTCGGATTCCACCTCGTCCTGGCATCTCGGCCCGGACGGGGACTGGACCCGGCAGGCGGTGGACGCGGACGGCGCGCCGCTGCGCAACGTACAGGAAATGCTCATTGACGCCCGGAGGCGCCGGCGTGGCCCAGCGACATGA
- a CDS encoding NUDIX hydrolase: MTFYQKPVRAAGCVLWRRASTEDGLEIALVHRPKYDDWSHPKGKLKRGESALAGAVREVAEETGMDCRPGAPLPTSTYYANGRPKTVRYWSAEALAGAFTPNTEVDRLEWLSPADARHRLTQERDRPLVDALLAALHLA, encoded by the coding sequence GTGACGTTCTATCAGAAGCCGGTACGGGCCGCGGGCTGCGTCCTGTGGCGCCGCGCCTCGACCGAGGACGGGCTGGAGATCGCCCTCGTCCACCGCCCCAAGTACGACGACTGGTCGCACCCCAAAGGCAAACTGAAGCGCGGCGAGAGCGCGCTGGCCGGAGCGGTGCGCGAGGTGGCGGAGGAAACCGGCATGGACTGCCGCCCCGGCGCCCCCCTGCCCACCTCCACCTACTACGCCAACGGCCGCCCCAAGACCGTCCGTTACTGGTCCGCCGAAGCCCTCGCCGGCGCCTTCACCCCCAACACCGAGGTCGACCGCCTGGAGTGGCTCTCCCCGGCCGACGCCCGCCACCGCCTCACCCAGGAACGGGACCGGCCGCTGGTGGATGCGCTGTTGGCGGCGCTCCATCTGGCGTGA
- a CDS encoding SUMF1/EgtB/PvdO family nonheme iron enzyme, giving the protein MDRPGVARWTGREINALREAMRKTVRGFAAAIGVSDRMVSKWEKGGEGITPRPGNQAALDTLLARSGPEVQERFAQLMTAKAAAGGDERTEALLTPGVQRHRHHVDGKLMIEVEEGLYLGGPDNTPGWLPAYFIDICPVTNADYFRFTSATGHPPPMHWGPDGRCPDSIFDHPVVWTTWRDANAYATWAGKTLPTSEQWEKAARGTKGSVYPWGAAATAAKCNVQETGIGHTTPVSRYHSGVSPFGVYDMCGNTWEWCATASKAGRRALKGSSFTSPFALADPAAFNDAFETMSDNDTGFRCVTTPLDLGLR; this is encoded by the coding sequence ATGGACCGACCGGGGGTAGCTCGCTGGACCGGGCGTGAGATCAATGCCCTGCGCGAGGCGATGCGCAAGACCGTGCGCGGATTCGCCGCGGCAATCGGCGTCAGCGATCGCATGGTGTCCAAATGGGAAAAGGGCGGGGAGGGAATCACCCCCCGCCCTGGCAACCAGGCAGCACTCGACACCTTGCTCGCCCGGTCGGGGCCGGAGGTGCAGGAGCGGTTCGCGCAGCTGATGACGGCCAAGGCCGCAGCGGGTGGCGATGAGCGCACCGAGGCACTCTTAACTCCCGGTGTGCAGCGGCATCGTCACCACGTGGACGGGAAGTTGATGATCGAGGTCGAAGAAGGCCTCTACTTGGGCGGCCCGGACAACACCCCTGGGTGGCTGCCGGCGTACTTCATCGACATCTGCCCGGTCACCAACGCCGACTACTTCCGCTTCACCAGCGCGACCGGTCACCCGCCGCCGATGCACTGGGGACCGGACGGGCGCTGCCCCGACAGCATCTTCGACCACCCTGTCGTGTGGACCACCTGGCGCGACGCGAACGCCTACGCGACCTGGGCGGGAAAAACCCTGCCGACGAGCGAGCAGTGGGAGAAGGCCGCCCGCGGAACCAAAGGGAGCGTCTATCCCTGGGGCGCTGCCGCGACCGCCGCGAAATGCAATGTCCAGGAGACCGGGATAGGGCACACCACCCCCGTATCCCGCTATCACTCCGGAGTGAGCCCTTTCGGGGTCTATGACATGTGCGGGAACACGTGGGAATGGTGCGCGACCGCATCGAAAGCCGGTCGCCGAGCCCTCAAGGGCAGTTCCTTCACCAGCCCGTTCGCCCTGGCCGACCCGGCTGCCTTCAATGACGCGTTCGAGACGATGAGCGACAACGACACGGGATTTCGCTGCGTCACCACCCCGCTCGATCTGGGGCTCCGCTGA